DNA sequence from the Streptomyces sp. HUAS 15-9 genome:
GCGTTGCTGCTGGAGGCCGGCCGTGTCGTCTCGGTCGAGTCGCTCAAGGACGCGCTGTGGGGCGGTGCGCCCCCGGCGTCGGCGCGGGCCTCGCTGCACAACCACGTCACCCGGCTGCGCCGGCTCCTCGACGAACCCGAGCGGCTGCGGGCCGTGGCGCCGGGCTATCTGCTGCGGGTCGACGAGGGCGAGCTGGACGTCCATATCTTCGACGCGCGGGTGGCCGAGGCACGGACCGCGCACGCCCGCCGGGACTGGGCAGGGGTGCTGCGGGCCTGCGCGGCGGCGCTGGCGCTGTGGCGCGGCACGCCGCTGAGCGGGGTCTCGGCCGACCTCGGCGGATACGCCTTCGTGCAGCGTCTGGAGGAGGCGCGGCTGCTCCTGATCGAGTGGCGGTACGACGCCGAGCTCGCCGTCGGCGGTACGCGACTGCCTGGCCTGGTACCGGAGTTGGCGGCCCTGGTCGCCGAGCATCCGCTGCGCGAGGCGCACCACCGCCAGCTGATGCTCGCCCTGCACCGCACCGGCCGCCAGGCCGAGGCCCTCGCGGTCCACCGCGACCTGCGCACCCGTTTGGTCGAGGAACTCGGCATCGAGCCCGGCCCGGCGATCCGCGCCGCTCATGTCGAGGTGCTCCGGGGGGTCTTGGCGCCGGTCGACGGGGGAGCGGGCAGCGCGGAGCCGTCGTACGACGGCCGTCCGGGAGTCGTGGCCGTCGAGGCCCGCGCCGCCCAGGTGTCGCCCGCGCCTGAGGAGGCCCCGCGGAGACAGCCGTCCGGATCCGACGGCGAGATCCGGACCGGTGATGGCGACGAGATCCAAGCCGGTGGTGACGTCGAGATCCAGACCGGGGGCGACGGTGAGAGCCGGACCGGTGACGAGGGTGGGGGTCCGGACCCGGCGGGAGGCCGGATGTCCGGCGACAGACAGCCCGCGCCCGCCCAACTGCCTCCGTCACCCGCACACTTCACCGGCCGCACCCCTGAACTGCGCGATCTGCGCGGCATGCTCGTCGACCCGGACACCCCTGCCGTCGCCGTCATCACCGGCATGGCCGGCGTGGGCAAGAGCGCCCTGGCACTGCACGCGGCGCATCGGCTGAGGGGACGTTTTCCTGATGGCCAGCTGTACGTCAACCTGCACGGCGCGACCCCCGGAGTGCCCCCGCTCGCCCCCGCCCAGGCACTCGCCGCACTGCTCCGCGACCTCGGTGCGGAGTCCCGTAGCATCCCCGAACACCCGGACGCGGCCGCCGCGTTGCTCCGCTCCATCCTCGCGCCGACCCGCACCCTGATGGTCCTGGACGACGCCGCGAACGCCGCCCAGGTACGCCCCCTGCTTCCGGCGGGCCCCGGTTGCGCCGTGATCGTCACCAGCCGCTCGCCGCTGACCGCCCTCGACGGCGCCCGCCGCTTTCCGCTCGGGCCGCTGACGGGCGAGGACAGCGCCGCGCTGCTGCGCGCGGTGAGCGGCCGCGACGGGCTCCATGCCGGGCACCCGCTCGTCGGCCTCACCGGGCGTCTGCCGCTGGCCCTGCGGGTGGTCGCTGCCCGGCTCGCCGCCCGCAGCGCGCTCACCCCGGACGTCCTGGCCGTTCAACTGGCTGCCACCGAGGGTCGATTGCACCACCTCGAGTACGACGATCTGAGCGTCCGCCGCTCCCTGGCCGTCGCCCACGACGCGCTCGCCGCCGCCGAGCGCGAGGCCGACCGGGACGCGGCCCTCGCCCTGCGCCGCATCGGCGCGCTCGACCTCCCGGCGTACGGCGCACCCCTGCTCGCCCGTCTCACCGGCACCGACGAGCGCCGGGCCGAGGCCGCTCTGGACCGCCTGCTCGACGTGGCCCTGTTGGAGGAGACGGCGTACGGCCGCTACGCACCGCACGACCTGGTCCGCGACTTCGCCCGCGAACTGGCGGGGGCCGACGCCGCCACCGGTGACGGCTCCGACGCCGCTGTCACGGCCCTGCGCTGGTACGCCGCCGTCGCCGAGCGCGCCCTGACCGCCATCGTCGAACCCGGCCTCGACCAGGACGACCGCCGCCGCCCGACCGCCGCGCAGCCACCCGGACACGCGGCGGACGTGGCGGCCGTACCGCCCTTCGACTCCGCCGAACAGGCCTTCGCCTGGGGCGATGTGGAGCTGGAGAACATCGTCGCGCTGGTCGAGCGGCACGCGGACGCGTCCTTGAGCACATCGCCCGACGACCGCACGGCCGCCCATCTGTCCACCCTCATCCGCCTCGTCTTCCCGTACGTCCAGCGCCGTGGCCGTGTCGCCGAGATGGAGGTGCTCGGCCGGGCCGCCCTCACCACGGCCCGAAGGCTCGGGGACGAGGCCGCCGAGGCGTATGCGCTGGGCGATCTCGCGGGGCTGCACTTCCTGACCGGCCGGCAGAACGACGCCCTCCGCCTCAACGACCAGGCCCTGGCGATCTGGCGGCACCTCGGTACGAGGTCCTGGATCCGCCGCTGCCTCAACAACCGGGGGCTGCTGCTGGAGGGACTGGGACGGTATGCCGAGTCCGAGGACGCGCTGCGGCAGAGCCTGGAGTACTCACGGCGGCTCAAGGACCCCTACGGCGAGGCCGTCACCCTCAGCCATCTGGGCAACCTCTACGAGCACACCGACCCCCGGGCCGCCATCGAGCAGCACCGGCGCTCGCTGGCGATCGGGGACGCGATCGGCGCCGTCATCGTGCAGCACTCGGCGCACTGCAACATGGGCTACGCCCATCTCACCCTCGGCGAACCGGACGCGGCCGCCGTGCACTTCGAGGAGAGCCTGCGCATTCTCGGCGGCCACGGCGACTGGCACGGCGAGTCCCAGACCCGGCTCGGCCTGGTCCGCGCATTGCGGCGGCTGGGCCAGGCCGAACGCGCCTGGCACGAGTGCGCGGAACTGCTGCGCCGGGCGGACGACCGCGCCGACCGCTATATGGGCGGTCTCGCCCGCCACCAGTACGGGCTCCTGCTGCGCGGCCGGGGGCGCGTCGAGGAGGCGAACGACGAGTGGCGTGCCGCGCTTGCCGCACTGGACGGGACGGACGCGAAGCCGGTCGTGGCGGAACTGCGGGAGCTGCTCGGCGGAACCTGCTGACCGCCGGTCATCCTCCCGGCCCTCCCGTCGGCCGCGGATTCACTTGGCGTCCGCATAGCACTCCACCACCGCCGTGGTGAACGGGAAGCGCACCGGTGTCTCCCCGAAGGTCAGGCGGCCCGCCAGGTCGGCCGCCTCGCGGATCGCCGCCGCCACCGTGTCCGTCTCGTCCTTCGGGCAGTGCACGATGACCTCGTCGTGCTGGAAGAAGACCAGCTCGGCCGCCAGACCGGCGCAGGTCCGGCGCAGCGCGGCGAGCAGCAGCAGGGCCCAGTCGGCGGCGCTGCCCTGGACGACGAAGTTGCGGGCGAAGCGGCCGCGGGCGCGGGCGTCGGTGGAGGCATGGCCGGGCACCCACTGCTGCCCGTCGGGCTCGGCCTCCCCGGCGGGGATGCCCGCCTCTTCCGCCGCCGCGTCCGCGTCCGCCCCCGCCGCGGGCGGGCAGGTCCGGCCCAGCCAGGTGCGCACGAGCCGCCCCTCCTCGCCGGCCCGCGCCGCCTCGTCGACGTAGGCCACCGCCTTGGGGAAGCGGCGTCTGAGCGCGGCGAGGTTCTTCAGGCCGTCGCCGGAGGTCTGGCCGTAGACCGCGCCGAGCACGGCGAGCTTGGCCTGGGCGCGGTCGCCGGAGAAGGCCCGGTCGGAGACGGACTGGTACAGGTCTGTCTCCCGCCCCGCCACCTCCATCAGACCGGGGTCGCGGGAGATCGCCGCCAGCACGCGCGGCTCCATCTGGTCGGCGTCCGCCACGACCAGCCGCCAGCCCGGGTCGGCGACCACCGCCCGCCGGATCACCTTGGGGATCTGCAGCGCGCCCCCGCCGTTGGTCACCCAGCGCCCGGTGACCGTCCCGCCCGCGAGGAACTCCGGCCGGAACCGCCCGTCCCGCACCCAGTCCTGCAGCCACGACCAGCCGTGGGCCACCCAGATCCGGTACAGCTTCTTGTACTCCAGCAGCGGCTTCACTGCCGGGTGGTCGATGGACTCGATCTCCCAGCGGCGGGTGGACTTCACCTTGATCCCGGCCCGCGCGAAGGCCTTGATCACATCGGCGGGCAGATCGGGCCGCACCCGGCGGCCGAACGCGGCCGACACCTCCTCCGCGAGCTCGGCCAGCCGGCGGGGCTCACCGCCGCCCGCGTACCGCTCGCCGAGCAGTTCGCGCAGCAGTTCGCGGTGGACGTCCGCGCTCCAGGGCAGGC
Encoded proteins:
- a CDS encoding AfsR/SARP family transcriptional regulator, whose product is MRRCGLRFGLLGPPVLYDRALYGISYSDGYGVDGPGHGRVDGAENDRVVYDTALTHDTGDRSGSGSEVRAIGSPKVRALLAALLLEAGRVVSVESLKDALWGGAPPASARASLHNHVTRLRRLLDEPERLRAVAPGYLLRVDEGELDVHIFDARVAEARTAHARRDWAGVLRACAAALALWRGTPLSGVSADLGGYAFVQRLEEARLLLIEWRYDAELAVGGTRLPGLVPELAALVAEHPLREAHHRQLMLALHRTGRQAEALAVHRDLRTRLVEELGIEPGPAIRAAHVEVLRGVLAPVDGGAGSAEPSYDGRPGVVAVEARAAQVSPAPEEAPRRQPSGSDGEIRTGDGDEIQAGGDVEIQTGGDGESRTGDEGGGPDPAGGRMSGDRQPAPAQLPPSPAHFTGRTPELRDLRGMLVDPDTPAVAVITGMAGVGKSALALHAAHRLRGRFPDGQLYVNLHGATPGVPPLAPAQALAALLRDLGAESRSIPEHPDAAAALLRSILAPTRTLMVLDDAANAAQVRPLLPAGPGCAVIVTSRSPLTALDGARRFPLGPLTGEDSAALLRAVSGRDGLHAGHPLVGLTGRLPLALRVVAARLAARSALTPDVLAVQLAATEGRLHHLEYDDLSVRRSLAVAHDALAAAEREADRDAALALRRIGALDLPAYGAPLLARLTGTDERRAEAALDRLLDVALLEETAYGRYAPHDLVRDFARELAGADAATGDGSDAAVTALRWYAAVAERALTAIVEPGLDQDDRRRPTAAQPPGHAADVAAVPPFDSAEQAFAWGDVELENIVALVERHADASLSTSPDDRTAAHLSTLIRLVFPYVQRRGRVAEMEVLGRAALTTARRLGDEAAEAYALGDLAGLHFLTGRQNDALRLNDQALAIWRHLGTRSWIRRCLNNRGLLLEGLGRYAESEDALRQSLEYSRRLKDPYGEAVTLSHLGNLYEHTDPRAAIEQHRRSLAIGDAIGAVIVQHSAHCNMGYAHLTLGEPDAAAVHFEESLRILGGHGDWHGESQTRLGLVRALRRLGQAERAWHECAELLRRADDRADRYMGGLARHQYGLLLRGRGRVEEANDEWRAALAALDGTDAKPVVAELRELLGGTC
- a CDS encoding bifunctional 3'-5' exonuclease/DNA polymerase — protein: MTDRWALAPAEDGGVELAPLGPDGLPVGPVRREDDLAEAVRGRPEVTRWVWRSTPEVYPRLLATGVRVERCYDIEDAETLLLGHEGRSGEPRSAAAALARLRGGPVPPDPPLRAAEPGAQSPLFEPQGARLPLDGLLTVYADQQRRHDRAEHPDRMRLLTAAESAGMLVAAEMNRAGLPWSADVHRELLRELLGERYAGGGEPRRLAELAEEVSAAFGRRVRPDLPADVIKAFARAGIKVKSTRRWEIESIDHPAVKPLLEYKKLYRIWVAHGWSWLQDWVRDGRFRPEFLAGGTVTGRWVTNGGGALQIPKVIRRAVVADPGWRLVVADADQMEPRVLAAISRDPGLMEVAGRETDLYQSVSDRAFSGDRAQAKLAVLGAVYGQTSGDGLKNLAALRRRFPKAVAYVDEAARAGEEGRLVRTWLGRTCPPAAGADADAAAEEAGIPAGEAEPDGQQWVPGHASTDARARGRFARNFVVQGSAADWALLLLAALRRTCAGLAAELVFFQHDEVIVHCPKDETDTVAAAIREAADLAGRLTFGETPVRFPFTTAVVECYADAK